One Scophthalmus maximus strain ysfricsl-2021 chromosome 1, ASM2237912v1, whole genome shotgun sequence genomic region harbors:
- the zc3h13 gene encoding zinc finger CCCH domain-containing protein 13, producing MSKIRRKVTVENSKTISDSSSSTTTTTSSTSNPAAPSRRPSVFERLGPSTGSNAADSHCRNWLKTGNCSYGSTCRYTHGTQPRGKGFSFSRSTERPTGDLRERMKNKRQDVDPENLKRDLDEPASPTARQRDSSRGRQREKEDIKITKEHTPASEEEPTEWETNREDSDIGDYDYELSLEMKRQKIQRELMKLEQENLEKREEIVIKKEEAPTKTRTTSLPKASPERLSSKDSPSPRKSGVSPKHKSGTKLPGSGKKEKKASISSPVSESTRPSKGSHSKKKGPRTPSPPPPVPLDIPVVGKKHKGKHKNKEKSEEKQKEGKDRGRDTEKHKEKKEKRRDRSDSSHKAKRSVTSEECSPARVTSPAARKKSISPKASSHKTNVLVSPPRRSPSPPRHLRTPTPPRHHSPSSHSGSSAQRHSPSPRRRRSSSPTYHRSSAAAASSPHSSRRSRSPPASHDASSPHRRSDRSSPSRHHSRGRERSRGDRERSPPAQERRHERRDDSRSKREKDSVRDDRDYDSEQVSSRDTRDDRETRDRRDARDRGRETVRDSRDHRDSRDVKDSRESRTETRSSRESLERRDRERERERDREKEKEKDREREKERERERTDTYRKEDIAQDDRSYGRGHGRDEGGRAEGRTDNRTDRAERNGRGRGRANETSDKGSNRNSRGSQLESTHDNWDSRSSAVRERSVERSTDRSATERSSERGSDRDRYDGERREQTRDSSYDRRGGHGERDRRDNRERDQRAASPSRHQGRSEEPEREERREERRTERVEERRDDRTRERERERERERDREREREKEKERERERDREREREKEKEKEKEREAAERERAREREREREREREREREREREREEREREREQRERKEREREREQRERERQREWEERERGRDERRERRDDNRDDRSVRDTRDDRKTSRKRPRLENSPSPRHSPKRATRDVSPADSDGYNSGEDKSGDKHRLHSQVVRPQEPLLRSPPTAAPPDDKPGHWKDEERRGAGVDKREARSRHEDVDPRGERVRGGDRRADPPSDVPPDSRSRGREQRESTPPPPAPAASVENRDAAGTQSHEEGKKKTKSQKKGLKKGRKDEEVSAANNLAAVGDRFNPEPPAVAPADAPPPLLSPRKLGKKKAIDRKRKRSRGAESDVSDEDTSALQPHNKKKRGPRTPPPSMRPDHRGTGGNAEPPAPTKMDNFSDWSDEEVTERGGPLEAQAPLAPAEPVRRSGGPRLGRDRDRCNPPPIAPLLPQDPPMLLQTLTPQPLMSQPLLRKPPPEQARSSSMGSNQSRTSSRRLRSPSNESAHREDPQGPRARRGRLQGTNSRDRERERERERERPVVNDPPVAERKSRIDQLRRGEPSRSTSSDRQDSRSHSSRRSSPDSERQTGSRSRAGSYDSRERERDREPFERDRDRKDLRPPPPPPQPLQQQPPLLLQPPLQQQRDWEPEPRDWPSRGREPLLMRPGREPLLRERDIRERERLLPEGLIQQHERERERERERERDNRGERGVVDRERMMMMDLPPHGDLRALGRGDMRGEMRGDLRGDMMRQDRGDYEPLLPREAFSPPEPEKASNSHHLMGEQRERELEKADSVDGDDDGKEDDSQSVASVGEEYEPISDDELDEILADSQKKEDQQDDEKITGPLDVIDVDWSSLMPKQKQEPRAAGAALLRFTPGAVLLRAGISKRLAGPELLEQVREVCKSELEDPKDADKLFEHELGALNMAALNRRVERAGLLTNLGPCCKALCARRDFAIRRQLLKNDKGLTKQYPATPVVDSELLQMSMRLFRRTMAGPASAPDRSDTGSGPAVEVSAAGSSKLITAQPEVCVS from the exons ATGTCCAAGATCAGGCGGAAAGTAACAGTGGAGAATTCAAAAACCAtatctgacagcagcagcagcactaccACCAcgaccagcagcaccagcaacCCCGCCGCCCCCTCCCGCAGGCCCAGCGTGTTCGAGAGACTTGGTCCCAGCACTGGGAGTAATGCTGCTGAT AGTCACTGTAGAAATTGGTTGAAGACTGGTAATTGCAGCTACGGCAGCACTTGTCGCTACACACATGGAACTCAGCCACGAGGCAAAGGATTTAGCTTTAGCCG GTCAACCGAGAGGCCCACAGGTGATCTGCGGGAGAGGATGAAGAATAAAAGACAGGATGTTGACCCAGAAAACCTGAAACGCGATCTCGACGAGCCCGCATCCCCTACAGCAAGA CAGAGAGACTCCTCCAGAGGCCGACAACGGGAGAAGGAGGACATAAAGATCACAAAAGAACACACCCCAGCCAGTGAGGAAGAGCCCACAGAGTGGGAAACCAATCGTGAAG ATTCTGATATCGGTGACTACGACTACGAGTTATCCCTAGAAATGAAGCGCCAGAAGATTCAACGTGAGCTGatgaagctggagcaggagaacctggaaaagagggaagagattgtcataaaaaaagaagaggcccCCACCAAAACAAGAACCACCTCCTTGCCGAAG GCCTCCCCAGAGCGATTAAGCTCCAAAGATTCACCATCACCAAGGAAGTCAGGTGTCTccccaaaacacaaaagtgGAACCAAATTGCCAGGCtctgggaaaaaagagaagaaggcaTCCATATCCTCACCTGTTTCAGAATCTACCAG ACCTTCAAAGGGGAGCCATAGTAAAAAGAAAGGACCCCGTACCCCCAGTCCTCCTCCCCCAGTCCCTCTGGACATCCCTGTGGTGGGGAAGAAACACAAAGGCAAGCACAAAAACAAGGAGAAGTCTGAGGAAAAGCAGAAGGAAGGGAAAGATCGGGGACGCgatacagaaaaacacaaagagaagaaggaaaaacgcAG AGACCGATCAGATAGTTCCCACAAAGCCAAGCGTTCGGTGACGTCAGAGGAGTGTTCTCCCGCCAGAGTCACTTCACCCGCAGCTCGGAAGAAATCCATCTCTCCAAAAGCTTCATCACATAAAACTAATGTGCTGGTCTCACCTCCTCGCAG gtctccctctcctccacgcCACCTGCGCACCCCTACTCCTCCCCGCCACCACTCCCCTTCCTCCCACTCTGGCTCCTCTGCCCAGCGGCACTCTCCCTCCCCTCGCCGGCGTCGTTCGTCCTCTCCCACTTACCACCGGAGCTCTGCGGCGGCGGCCTCCTCACCCCACAGCTCCAGGCGCTCCAGATCACCTCCCGCCTCCCACGATGCCTCATCGCCCCACCGCCGATCTGACAGATCAAGCCCCAGCCGCCACCACTCCAGGGGCCGCGAGAGGAGTCGTGGTGACCGAGAGCGGAGTCCGCCCGCCCAGGAGCGCAGACACGAGCGCAGAGATG ATAGTCGCAGCAAGCGAGAGAAAGACAGTGTCCGTGACGACCGGGACTATGACTCTGAACAGGTCTCGTCACGGGACACTCGTGACGACAGGGAGACCAGAGATCGACGGGACGCCCGCGATCGGGGAAGGGAAACTGTCCGAGACTCGCGCGACCACCGGGACAGTAGGGATGTAAAGGACTCCAGAGAGAGCAGAACAGAGACGCGCTCCAGTCGAGAGTCCCTGGAGCGGCGCGACCGCGAACGGGAACGAGAGCGGGACcgtgagaaggagaaggagaaggacagGGAGCGGGAGAAGGAGCGAGAGCGGGAGAGGACAGACACCTACAGGAAGGAGGATATTGCTCAGGACGACAGGAGTTACGGGAGAGGTCACGGGCGtgatgaaggagggagagctgaAGGAAGGACGGACAACAGGACAGACAGAGCTGAGAGAAACGGGCGAGGGAGAGGCCGAGCGAATGAAACATCAGACAAAG GCTCAAACAGAAACTCTCGGGGTTCCCAACTGGAAAGCACCCATGACAACTGGGATTCACGGAGTAGTGCGGTGCGAGAGAGGAGCGTGGAGAGGAGCACAGATCGCAGCGCTACAGAAAGAAGCTCTGAGAGGGGTTCAGACCGAGATCGCTATGATGGTGAAAGAAGAGAGCAGACCCGGGACTCCTCCTATGACCGGAGAGGGGGGCACGGAGAGCGAGATCGcagagacaacagagagagag ATCAAAGAGCAGCTTCTCCCAGCCGACACCAGGGTAGATCAGAGGAGCctgagcgagaggagaggagggaagagcgCAGGACAgaaagagtggaggagagacgGGACGATCGAACCCGCGAgcgggagcgagagagagagcgggagagggacagggagcgggagagggagaaagagaaggagagagagcgggagagggacagggaacgggagagggagaaagagaaggagaaggagaaggagagggaggctgccGAGAGGGAGCGGGCCAGAGAGAGGGAACGtgaacgagagagggagagggagcgtgaGCGGGAGAGAGAACGGGAGCGTGAGgaacgggagagggagcgggagcAGAGGGAGCGCAAGGAgcgagagcgggagagggagcagCGGGAACGAGAGAGGCAGCGGgaatgggaggagagggagagaggaagggatgagaggcgggagaggagagacgacaACAGGGACGACCGGTCCGTCCGAGACACCCGGGACGATCGGAAGACGAG ccGTAAGAGGCCCAGGCTTGAGAACAGCCCGAGCCCCCGTCACTCTCCAAAGCGAGCAACAAGGGACGTCAGTCCGGCGGACAGCGACGGCTACAACAGTGGAGAAGACAAAA GTGGCGACAAGCATCGTCTGCATAGCCAGGTGGTGCGGCCCCAGGAGCCCTTGTTGCGTTCTCCACCGACGGCTGCTCCGCCCGATGACAAGCCCGGTCACTGGAAGGACGAAGAGCGCAGAGGAGCCGGCGTGGACAAAAGGGAAGCACGCAGCCGACATGAGGACGTGGACCCTCGTGGGGAACGTGTTCGGGGAGGTGACAGACGAGCAGACCCTCCTTCGGACGTGCCGCCTGACTCCCGtagcagaggcagagagcaaCGGGAATCCACTCCTCCTCCGCCGGCCCCCGCTGCCAGCGTCGAAAACAGAGACGCCGCCGGCACCCAATCCCACGAGGAAGgcaaaaagaagacaaagtCGCAGAAGAAAGGGCTGAAGAAGGGTCGCAAAGATGAGGAGGTTAGCGCTGCCAACAACCTAGCTGCTGTTGGGGACCGCTTTAACCCCGAGCCCCCGGCTGTTGCTCCTGCAGATGCTCCTCCACCCTTGCTATCTCCAAGGAAATTAGGCAAGAAGAAGGCGATTGACCGGAAGAGGAAACGTTCGCGAGGAGCAGAATCTGATGTGTCTGACGAGGACACTTCAGCCCTTCAGCCAcataataaaaagaagagaggcCCCCGGACCCCACCTCCCTCCATGAGGCCTGATCACCGTGGTACTGGAGGCAACGCAGAGCCGCCTGCGCCAACCAAAATGGACAACTTCAGTGACTGGTCAGACGAAGAGGTCACAGAACGAGGAGGACCATTGGAAGCACAAGCTCCCCTCGCTCCTGCTGAGCCTGTGAGGAGAAGTGGTGGTCCAAGGCTGGGCAGGGACAGGGACAGGTGCAACCCCCCACCAATTGCCCCTTTACTACCCCAGGATCCTCCCATGCTCCTGCAGACTTTGACTCCACAGCCCCTCATGTCCCAGCCCCTGCTCCGCAAACCTCCTCCGGAGCAggcacgcagcagcagcatgggcAGCAACCAGAGCCGCACATCATCCCGACGCCTGCGATCCCCCTCCAATGAGTCAGCGCACAGAGAAGACCCCCAGGGTCCGCGAGCCCGCCGGGGGAGGCTGCAGGGCACCAACTCTCGCGAccgggagagagaaagagaacggGAGCGAGAGAGGCCAGTTGTTAATGACCCTCCTGTGGCTGAGAGGAAATCTCGAATTGACCagttgaggagaggagagcccAGCCGCAGCACCTCATCAG ACCGGCAGGATTCTCGCAGCCACAGCTCCAGGCGCAGCTCTCCTGACTCTGAGAGGCAGACCGGATCCAGGTCCCGCGCTGGCTCCTACGACAGTCgagaacgggagagggacaGGGAGCCGTTTGAGCGTGACCGAGACCGAAAGGAcctccggcctcctcctcctcctccgcagcctctgcagcagcagccgcccctgctcctccaaccACCGCTCCAACAACAACGAGACTGGGAGCCCGAACCTAGGGACTGGCCCAGCAGGGGGCGGGAGCCCCTGCTCATGCGTCCTGGCCGCGAACCTCTCCTGAGGGAGCGCGACATCAGGGAGAGGGAACGCTTGCTCCCTGAAGGACTCATCCAGCAGCATGAGCGGgaaagggagcgagagagggagcgggagagagacAATAGAGGGGAAAGAGGCGTCGTCGATCgagagaggatgatgatgatggaccTCCCGCCCCATGGAGACCTCAGGGCTCTAGGACGAGGGGACATGAGGggagaaatgagaggagacCTGCGAGGGGACATGATGAGGCAGGACAGGGGCGACTATGAGCCTCTATTGCCCAGAGAAGCCTTCAGCCCTCCAGAGCCGGAGAAAGCGAGCAACAGCCACCATCTCATGGGCGAGCAACGGGAACGGGAGCTGGAGAAGGCGGACAGCGTCGACG GCGATGACGACGGTAAAGAAGACGACAGCCAGTCAGTCGCGTCTGTTGGCGAGGAGTATGAGCCAATCAGTGATGATGAGCTGGACGAAATTCTGGCTGATAGTCAGAAAAAAGAGGATCAGCAGGACGATGAAAAAATTACAG GTCCCCTGGACGTGATCGATGTGGACTGGTCCAGCCTGATGCCCAAACAGAAGCAGGAACCCCGGGCAGCAGGCGCAGCGCTGCTCCGATTCACCCCAGGGGCCGTGCTCCTCAGGGCGGGCATCTCCAAGCGACTCGCCGGGCCAGAGCTCCTGGAGCAGGTCAGAGAGGTGTGCAAGTCCGAGCTGGAGGACCCTAAAG ATGCTGACAAGTTGTTCGAACATGAGCTTGGGGCCCTGAACATGGCAGCACTGAACAGGCGGGTGGAGAGGGCAGGGTTACTGACCAACCTTGGGCCCTGCTGCAAGGCCCTGTGCGCCCGCAGGGACTTTGCCATCCGACGGCAGCTGTTAAAAAATGACAAG ggCCTAACCAAGCAGTACCCAGCTACACCCGTCGTAGACAGCGAGCTGCTGCAGATGAGCATGCGTCTCTTCAGAAGGACCATGGCAGGCCCGGCCTCGGCCCCAGACAGGTCAGACACTGGGTCGGGGCCGGCAGTGGAGGTTTCTGCAGCTGGCAGCAGTAAGCTCATAACAGCTCAGCCTGAGGTGTGCGtgtcctga
- the cpb2 gene encoding carboxypeptidase B2: MKTLLILFILMNLDKGYCTETRDQVLSISPTTQEQVDILKNVSTQYETALWQPVSPHYIKEETQVHLFVPANSSETVTDLLQKHAITHEVLLANANELIEMQTKNDSTDPRSSSTFYERYHSLEDIYYWINRTAQDNPDKVKAILIGSSYEKRPLYALKLTLNNRPNKKAIWIDCGIHAREWISPAFCLWFVHYSLSFYKQNQDIANILDNMDVYVLPVMNPDGYKYTWTTNRMWRKNRSISRSSACTGVDLNRNFDANWCTEGASHEPCTEIYCGAFPESEPESEAVANFLRLHKDTVQLYLSIHSYSQMLLFPYSCTLDEAENHNDLLEMVQEAAQKIRRYYSNTYKYGPGAKTIYLAPGGSDDWAYNLGIKYSFTFELQDRGHYGFLLPPSHIAKACNEALLAVKTIANKVIEKTQAPMGSPPAA, from the exons ATGAAGactcttttgattttgtttattttaatgaatcTGGACAAAGGGTACTGCACGGAGACACG TGATCAGGTTCTATCAATCAGCCCAACAACACAGGAACAAGTGGACATCTTGAAGAATGTGTCCACCCAAtatgag ACGGCCTTATGGCAGCCTGTTTCACCTCATTACATCAAAGAAGAGACGCAAGTCCACCTGTTTGTTCCTGCAAACAGCTCAGAGACGGTCACGGATCTTCTACAGAAACACGCCATAACACATGA GGTTTTACTGGCCAACGCCAACGAGTTGATTGAAATGCAGACAAAGAACGACTCCACAGACCCACGAAGCAGTTCCACTTTCTACGAGAGATACCACAGCCTGGAGGAC ATCTATTATTGGATTAACAGGACCGCTCAGGACAACCCCGACAAGGTCAAAGCCATTCTCATCGGCTCCTCGTATGAAAAGCGGCCACTTTATGCTCTGAAG TTGACTCTAAATAACAGACCGAATAAGAAAGCGATATGGATCGACTGTGGGATCCACGCCAGAGAGTGGATTTCTCCGGCTTTCTGCTTATGGTTCGTACACTAT TCTTTGTCATTTTACAAGCAAAACCAGGACATTGCTAACATACTGGACAACATGGACGTCTACGTCCTGCCTGTCATGAACCCTGATGGATACAAGTACACGTGGACAACG aacaGGATGTGGAGGAAGAACCGCTCCATCAGCAGGAGCAGCGCTTGCACTGGTGTTGACCTCAACAGAAACTTTGACGCCAACTGGTGCA CTGAGGGGGCCTCTCACGAGCCCTGCACTGAGATCTACTGCGGTGCCTTCCCCGAGTCGGAGCCAGAGTCGGAGGCCGTGGCCAACTTCCTGCGCCTTCACAAGGATACGGTTCAGCTTTACCTCAGCATCCACTCCTACTCTCAGATGCTGCTCTTCCCTTACTCCTGCACCTTGGATGAAGCAGAGAACCACAACGACTTG cTTGAGATGGTTCAAGAAGCTGCCCAGAAAATCAGACGATATTATAGTAACACCTATAAATATGGTCCTGGAGCCAAGACAATAT ACCTGGCTCCCGGTGGCTCTGACGACTGGGCGTACAACCTAGGCATCAAATACTCCTTCACATTTGAGCTGCAGGACCGCGGGCATTACGGATTCCTTCTGCCGCCATCTCACATTGCCAAGGCCTGCAATGAAGCTCTGCTTGCTGTGAAGACCATTGCTAACAAGGTCATAGAGAAAACGCAAGCTCCAATGggttctcctccagctgcctaG
- the alg11 gene encoding GDP-Man:Man(3)GlcNAc(2)-PP-Dol alpha-1,2-mannosyltransferase, whose amino-acid sequence MSGHDQLVHCLCEVTRLLWKLLLPLVFLCVLLIAVLVLLVLAVRLWLQSNRSARRVRDNRPTVAFFHPYCNAGGGGERVLWCAIRALQNRYADINFVVYTGDQGVTGQQILDGAQRRFNIALPRPVQFVFLRHRLLVEPGLFPHFTLLGQSVGSVFLGWEALTEFVPDLYIDSMGYAFTLPLFRYLGGCSVGSYVHYPTISTDMLSVVRERNPRFNNPDYVTNSLFLSAFKVVYYCLFALLYGMAGSCSDLIMVNSSWTLDHILTLWRAPNRTHVVYPPCDVSAFLDIPLEEDGDKKCHSIVSVAQFRPEKDHRLQIRAFKKVLDRRRAGAGGGEALKLVLIGGCRNQEDEDRVLLLRGLCQELGVADKVEFKLNVAFEELKREMGEATIGLHTMWNEHFGIGVVECMAAGKVILAHKSGGPQLDIVVPFEGGQTGFLADDEDGYAEAIERILAMPPASRLQLRRNGRQSVARFSDQEFEACFLAAMEPLMGTLER is encoded by the exons ATGTCGGGCCACGACCAACTCGTCCACTGTCTGTGTGAAGTAACCAG GTTGCTatggaagctgctgctgcccctggTGTTCCTGTGCGTGCTGCTGATCGCCGTCCTGGTACTGCTGGTGCTGGCCGTGCGTCTGTGGCTGCAGAGCAACAGGAGCGCCCGCAGGGTGCGGGACAACCGTCCCACGGTGGCCTTCTTCCACCCCTACTGCAACGCCGGCGGCGGGGGAGAGAGGGTGCTCTGGTGTGCCATCAGGGCGTTACAGAACAG GTACGCAGACATCAACTTTGTGGTCTACACAGGCGACCAGGGTGTGACGGGCCAGCAAATTCTGGACGGAGCGCAGCGTCGCTTCAACATTGCGCTCCCGCGGCCAGTCCAGTTCGTCTTCCTGCGGCACCGGCTGCTCGTGGAGCCCGGCCTGTTTCCTCACTTCACCCTGCTCGGACAGAGCGTGGGCTCTGTTTTTCTGGGATGGGAGGCGCTGACCGAGTTCGTCCCGGACCTCTACATCGACTCCATGGGCTACGCCTTCACTCTGCCACTGTTCCGCTACTTGGGAGGCTGCAGCGTGGGGAGCTACGTCCACTATCCCACCATCAGCACTGACATGCTGTCTGTGGTGAGGGAGAGGAACCCCAG GTTCAACAACCCTGACTACGTCACCAACAGTCTGTTCCTGAGTGCCTTCAAGGTGGTCTACTACTGCCTGTTTGCCCTGCTCTATGGCATGGCCGGCTCCTGCAGCGACCTCATCATGGTCAACTCCTCCTGGACCTTGGACCACATCCTGACGCTGTGGCGCGCCCCGAACCGCACCCACGTGGTCTACCCACCCTGCGACGTCAGCGCCTTCCTGGACATCCCGCTCGAAGAGGACGGCGACAAGAAGTGCCACTCCATCGTGTCCGTCGCGCAGTTCAGGCCCGAGAAGGACCACCGGCTGCAGATCAGAGCGTTCAAGAAGGTGTTGGACAGGAGGAGGGCGGGCGCGGGCGGCGGAGAGGCGCTGAAACTGGTCCTGATCGGAGGATGCAGGAACCAGGAAGACGAAGACAGGGTGCTCCTGTTGAGGGGGCTGTGCCAGGAGCTGGGCGTAGCTGACAAGGTTGAGTTTAAACTGAATGTGGCTTTTGAGGAGCTGAAGAGGGAGATGGGGGAAGCCACCATTGGACTGCACACCATGTGGAACGAACACTTTGGAATAG GTGTTGTGGAGTGTATGGCAGCAGGGAAGGTCATTCTGGCGCACAAGTCGGGCGGCCCCCAGCTGGACATCGTGGTGCCCTTCGAGGGGGGCCAGACGGGCTTCCTGGCCGACGACGAGGACGGTTACGCCGAGGCGATCGAGAGGATCCTGGCCATGCCGCCCGCCAGCCGGCTGCAGCTCAGACGCAACGGCCGCCAGTCGGTGGCTCGCTTCTCCGACCAGGAGTTCGAAGCCTGCTTCCTTGCCGCCATGGAGCCTCTGATGGGAACGCTCGAGCGATGA
- the spp2 gene encoding secreted phosphoprotein 24, with protein sequence MRPYVLLVALLQSLRCSGVPLYSSELESMSHRGLGAALVKVNSVYAGSHLYRVTQASVTRVVPVGLNTADLLMVFGIKETECATASGSDPQTCAFRPGFFVPTFTCSGRLRMSATSAQVLSLKCGHDSDSSSSSSEEISSRGRHQFNIPFANRVPAPSAPAPPPPSIQPAHSLHRQPVDVQPRGDTFSNFLV encoded by the exons ATGAGGCCGTACGTGCTCCTCGTGGCCCTGCTGCAGTCGCTCCGATGCTCGG GCGTGCCACTGTACAGCTCAGAGCTGGAGTCCATGTCACACAGGGGTCTCGGAGCAGCTCTGGTAAAGGTCAACTCTGTGTACGCCGGCAGCCATCTTTACCGGGTGACACAAGCCTCCGTCACAAGG GTTGTTCCCGTGGGCCTGAACACCGCTGACCTGCTGATGGTATTTGGCATCAAAGAGACAGAGTGCGCGACGGCGTCCGGGAGCGACCCGCAGACATGTGCCTTCCGACCCGGCTTCTTTGTG CCCACTTTCACCTGCTCCGGTCGGCTGAGGATGTCGGCCACCTCGGCCCAGGTGCTCTCTCTTAAATGTGGCCATGACAGCgactccagctccagctccagcgaggag ATATCCTCGAGAGGGAGACACCAGTTCAACATCCCCTTTGCAAACAGAG TCCCAGCTCCCtctgcacctgctcctcctcctccttccatccagCCTGCTCACTCCCTGCACAGACAGCCAGTGGACGTGCAGCCAAGAGGAGACACTTTCAGCAACTTCCTGGTGTGA